One window of Candidatus Palauibacter soopunensis genomic DNA carries:
- a CDS encoding MBL fold metallo-hydrolase yields MSAIGLGGGVSWVHECFPETDAHIHVSVYLVEAPEGAILMDSGSFHHRQRLSDRIGDATAGRGVDAVILSHSDYPHSGNIPAFRRDWGDFEIVASCGDPDLQGLPYARRTKIGDVTEVLGRRFIVLDPPLADRNHTTWVYDEASRTLFVADGFGTLHAPGACDIDWGRIPEDGRAEGVHEFHAQTLPWLRYADPERVMGALHAMLERHPPAWIAPIHGPPIAEADVDRYMADLSDALTRITERHRL; encoded by the coding sequence GTGAGCGCGATCGGCCTGGGCGGCGGGGTCTCCTGGGTCCACGAGTGCTTCCCGGAGACCGACGCCCACATCCACGTCTCCGTCTACCTGGTCGAGGCGCCGGAGGGGGCGATCCTCATGGACTCCGGCTCCTTCCATCACCGCCAGCGCCTTTCGGACCGGATCGGCGACGCCACCGCGGGGCGGGGCGTCGACGCCGTCATCCTGTCCCACTCCGACTATCCCCACTCGGGGAACATCCCCGCCTTCCGCCGGGACTGGGGCGACTTCGAGATCGTCGCCTCCTGCGGCGACCCCGACCTCCAGGGCCTCCCGTACGCGCGGCGCACGAAGATCGGAGACGTGACCGAGGTGCTGGGCCGGCGCTTCATCGTCCTCGACCCTCCGCTCGCCGACCGAAATCACACGACGTGGGTCTACGACGAAGCCTCGCGCACTCTCTTCGTGGCGGACGGCTTCGGGACGCTCCACGCCCCCGGCGCCTGCGACATCGACTGGGGCCGGATCCCGGAGGACGGACGCGCGGAGGGCGTGCACGAGTTCCACGCCCAGACGCTCCCGTGGCTGCGCTATGCGGACCCCGAGCGCGTCATGGGTGCGCTGCATGCCATGCTGGAACGGCACCCCCCGGCCTGGATCGCCCCGATCCACGGCCCCCCGATCGCCGAGGCGGACGTGGACCGCTACATGGCCGACCTGAGCGACGCCCTAACCCGCATCACGGAACGCCACCGCCTCTGA